In a genomic window of Streptomyces sp. NBC_01231:
- a CDS encoding recombinase family protein has protein sequence MGAITDTAKLCDLYLRRSNWQDDKTTLKKHERDLRDRAEREGLTVRKVWIEEISAFKAGLVRDEFNNAVAAVTAGEVRHLLVWKLDRLSRQGMGQVGNVLDEFEKKGARLVAHIDGLDSSVPQHRGLFAWLAEQARAESYNTSTRTRSTKAEKKLTGVWPGGQPPYGLRVRKKKTQHNPRELTVARRIADALLANNSAQAIADELNAEGLKTRRGGMWRSSTITQLAHSPAWAGLMPVHERYADDAGRERWRLTEEPLMGEDGKPVRIGEGVVTIGERARILAGLRSRTSESFKTGRRGKPGANSLLSSFAKCGRCGGNMTKSGQQYRCYRRVNLGKAACRGMTVLVKDLDRAISAAFMARVRSFKGEHELFRELATRWLAYDDPETEARRIELIATAADAKSRLDKLDDAYYVKGRFKGTEGEHRYLKMREAIEGQWESANSELSEIKTAVDLSVLSDAERLRSAWLVADQEKARMLLRIVMHSFAVLPPRGQGCKRNWINLLADCCFHWVGEKQQPLKRDTERASGLVLFEDDQEAMNLAA, from the coding sequence ATGGGTGCGATCACAGATACGGCCAAGCTGTGCGATCTGTATCTTCGACGCAGCAACTGGCAAGACGACAAGACAACTCTGAAGAAGCATGAGCGCGACCTACGGGACCGTGCCGAGCGCGAAGGGCTGACGGTTCGTAAAGTCTGGATCGAGGAGATCTCGGCGTTCAAGGCGGGTCTCGTCCGAGACGAGTTCAACAACGCCGTTGCGGCCGTAACGGCTGGCGAAGTGCGACACCTGTTGGTGTGGAAACTCGATCGCCTTAGCCGTCAGGGTATGGGGCAAGTCGGCAACGTCCTCGATGAGTTTGAGAAAAAGGGCGCTCGCCTCGTCGCGCACATCGACGGCTTGGACAGCAGCGTTCCCCAGCATCGTGGACTGTTCGCATGGCTGGCAGAGCAGGCGCGCGCCGAGTCGTACAACACGTCGACTCGCACGCGCAGCACCAAAGCCGAAAAGAAGCTCACTGGAGTATGGCCCGGTGGCCAACCTCCCTACGGGCTGCGCGTGCGTAAGAAGAAGACTCAGCACAACCCGAGGGAACTCACGGTTGCGCGCCGGATTGCTGATGCCCTACTGGCCAACAATTCGGCACAAGCGATTGCGGACGAACTGAACGCTGAGGGGCTGAAGACCAGGCGCGGCGGCATGTGGCGGTCGTCCACGATCACGCAACTTGCCCACTCTCCGGCCTGGGCGGGTCTGATGCCGGTGCACGAGCGGTACGCGGACGACGCGGGTCGGGAACGCTGGCGCCTGACTGAAGAGCCGTTGATGGGGGAGGACGGAAAGCCGGTCCGCATCGGTGAGGGCGTCGTAACGATCGGTGAACGGGCTCGGATTCTCGCGGGCCTGCGATCCCGTACGTCGGAGTCCTTTAAAACTGGCAGGCGGGGAAAGCCTGGCGCTAACTCCCTCCTGTCGAGTTTCGCGAAGTGCGGCAGGTGTGGCGGGAACATGACCAAGAGCGGGCAACAGTACCGTTGTTATCGGCGAGTCAACCTCGGCAAGGCTGCCTGCCGGGGAATGACCGTGCTCGTGAAGGATCTAGACCGTGCCATATCTGCGGCATTCATGGCGCGCGTGAGGTCATTCAAGGGCGAACATGAACTCTTCAGGGAATTGGCTACTCGCTGGCTTGCCTACGATGATCCGGAGACAGAGGCGCGGCGAATCGAGTTGATCGCGACTGCGGCAGATGCCAAGTCACGGCTAGACAAACTCGATGATGCGTACTACGTGAAAGGGCGCTTCAAGGGGACTGAAGGTGAGCATCGGTATCTGAAAATGCGGGAAGCGATCGAGGGGCAGTGGGAATCCGCAAACAGTGAGTTGTCGGAAATCAAGACAGCCGTTGACCTTTCAGTTCTGAGTGATGCTGAACGCCTGCGTTCCGCATGGCTTGTTGCCGATCAGGAAAAGGCCCGAATGCTGCTCCGGATCGTGATGCACTCCTTCGCTGTCCTCCCTCCGCGCGGTCAAGGCTGTAAGCGGAACTGGATCAATCTGTTGGCGGACTGCTGCTTCCACTGGGTCGGCGAAAAGCAGCAACCTCTTAAGCGGGACACGGAGCGCGCGAGCGGCCTGGTCCTGTTCGAAGATGACCAGGAAGCGATGAACCTAGCCGCTTAG